The Caenorhabditis elegans chromosome II genome has a segment encoding these proteins:
- the pdl-1 gene encoding Phosphodiesterase delta-like protein (Confirmed by transcript evidence) — translation MATTATRHQDSKLSEKAESILAGFKLNWMNLRDAETGKVLWQSTEDMADPKREHKAHVPKNLLKCRTVSREINFTSSVKIEKFRLEQRVYLKGTIIEEWYFDFGFVIPDSTNTWQNMIEAAPESQMFPPSVLSGNVVVETLFYDGDLLVSTSRVRLYYD, via the exons ATGGCCACTACCGCTACTCGTCATCAAGATTCTAAATTGAGCGAAAAGGCAGAGAGCATTCTGGCTGGCTTCAAGCTCAACTGGATGAACTTGCGTGATGCAGAAACTGGAAAAGTTCTCTGGCAGAGCACAGAAGACATGGCTGACCCAAAAAGGGAACACAAAG CACACGTGCCAAAGAATCTTCTAAAATGTCGTACGGTGTCTCGTGAGATCAACTTCACTTCATCAgtcaaaatcgaaaaatttcgactcGAGCAACGCGTTTATTTGAAGGGAACCATCATTGAAG AGTGGTATTTCGATTTTGGATTTGTCATTCCTGATTCAACAAACACGTGGCAAAATATGATTGAGGCAGCTCCAGAATCACAAATGTTCCCACCATCTGTACTCAG cggaaaCGTCGTCGTCGAGACTTTATTCTATGATGGAGATCTTCTTGTAAGCACGTCTCGAGTCCGTCTTTATTACGACTAA
- the C27H5.6 gene encoding G_PROTEIN_RECEP_F1_2 domain-containing protein (Confirmed by transcript evidence) — protein MIFQRMFPGDGEILLRSRLYIICGILVLIPNTICLVVFNSSKDFRQRFVFFTLLSLSDMINGISFIMSGAGRLDLLLRDQYHIDTSSSQCMTAYLWPVFLLFGGQLPATFHCLLTVERVLAVNRVSWYRSRWTWRNRLYLSSFGIVLCGLLTFIAFVVSFASPSINDDRMCAVMNSTGIVYGTIHYCWIACSYMIAFAVTLNLFLRSHGSKFLNHTEKRKQMAILILSGINVLMVSVPNFVLVADQWHSDEFDVLLVGVAYLLYGFQSCFNLPIFYFFRLEFRRRCHELLRFRRNGTNTIVSNDMSRQKLSRVNASFVNTAI, from the exons ATGATTTTTCAGAGGATGTTCCCAGGTGATGGAGAAATACTTCTTCGCAGTCGACTTTATATTATATGTGGAATACTTGTACTTATTCCGAACACTATTTGTCTGGTTGTCTTTAATTCCAGTAAGGATTTTAGACAGAGATTCGTGTTTTTCACTTTATTGTCACTTTCGGATATG ataaatggAATTTCATTCATAATGTCGGGCGCAGGAAGATTGGATCTATTGTTAAGAGATCAATATCATATTGACACAAGTAGTTCACAATGCATGACTGCATACTTGTGGCCAGTATTCTTATTATTCGGTGGTCAACTACCTGCAACATTTCACTGTTTGTTAACTGTAGAACGAGTGCTTGCCGTGAACAGAGTGAGCTGGTATCGGAGCCGTTGGACATGGAGAAACAGACTTTATCTGTCATCATTTGGAATTGTTCTCTGTGGA CTCCTCACATTCATTGCATTTGTTGTGTCCTTTGCTTCTCCTTCAATAAACGATGATCGAATGTGTGCAGTAATGAATTCAACTGGAATTGTATATGGAACTATTCATTATTGCTGGATTGCATGCTCGTACATGATAGCTTTTGCAGTTACACTCAACTTATTTCTACGATCCCACGGCTCCAAA TTCTTGAATCACACAGAGAAACGGAAACAAATGGCTATTCTAATTTTATCCGGTATTAATGTATTGATGGTCAGTGTGCCTAATTTTGTGCTGGTTGCTGATCAGTGGCACTCCGATGAGTTCGACGTACTTCTTGTTG GTGTTGCCTATCTTCTCTATGGTTTCCAATCTTGTTTCAACCTTCCCATCTTTTACTTTTTCCGTCTCGAATTCCGTCGCCGGTGCCACGAACTTCTCCGTTTCCGTCGTAACGGGACAAACACAATTGTG TCGAACGACATGAGTCGCCAGAAGCTATCACGTGTCAATGCTTCATTTGTGAACACTGCAAtctaa